A stretch of Spirosoma oryzicola DNA encodes these proteins:
- a CDS encoding transglutaminase domain-containing protein, giving the protein MRNYTGSPILLFFLLSFSTALTFPTQTGPDIPRPSKFVEIDYSTIDNYARSAPESAAKNLTTLSEYLTSPARTDLAKARSVYAWITSHIRYDESAFSGQRYSSEVDYANRVLRSRKAVCTGFALLFKHLLNQTGIQVANIKGYSRTNDSEAGQPTQRVDHEWNAVQLDGDWYLLDLAWAQTTAKPGPDGKVQPNDFFFLTEPVAFAANHFPTDTRWQLLDPLVSKKQFDLFPKIYDAYFRLGFDSDFPKSGLMRASDGLTLSLQNDKDVEFMCSIGRQGGSTASHVPVFVRRSGNKYELTVPVAQRGNSTLYVFAKPKGPRMERVKSYEGIASFTVVKN; this is encoded by the coding sequence ATGCGAAACTACACAGGAAGCCCTATATTACTTTTTTTTCTTTTATCTTTCAGCACAGCGCTTACTTTTCCAACTCAGACCGGGCCGGATATTCCACGCCCTTCGAAGTTTGTAGAAATCGACTACAGCACGATTGACAACTATGCTCGTAGTGCACCTGAGTCGGCAGCTAAAAACTTAACGACGCTTAGCGAGTACCTCACGTCACCCGCTCGAACGGATCTGGCAAAAGCCCGTTCGGTATATGCCTGGATTACTTCACATATCCGGTATGACGAATCGGCATTCAGTGGTCAGCGCTACTCTTCCGAGGTTGATTATGCAAACCGCGTATTGCGGAGTCGGAAAGCAGTATGTACTGGCTTTGCTTTGCTGTTCAAGCATCTGTTAAATCAAACAGGGATTCAGGTCGCTAACATCAAAGGCTACTCACGAACGAATGACAGCGAAGCCGGTCAGCCTACTCAACGCGTAGATCACGAATGGAATGCCGTTCAGCTTGATGGCGACTGGTACCTGCTAGACCTTGCCTGGGCGCAAACAACTGCAAAGCCCGGTCCTGACGGGAAAGTACAGCCCAATGATTTCTTTTTTCTGACTGAACCCGTTGCTTTTGCGGCCAACCATTTCCCAACAGATACACGCTGGCAACTTCTCGATCCACTTGTTAGCAAAAAGCAATTCGATCTGTTCCCTAAAATTTACGACGCTTACTTCCGCTTAGGTTTCGATTCTGACTTTCCCAAGTCGGGTTTGATGCGAGCTAGTGACGGCTTAACGCTGTCGTTGCAAAACGATAAAGACGTTGAGTTCATGTGCTCGATTGGTCGTCAGGGAGGTTCAACCGCTTCGCATGTGCCGGTTTTTGTACGCAGATCAGGCAACAAGTATGAACTTACTGTTCCGGTCGCGCAACGAGGTAACTCAACACTCTACGTTTTTGCAAAGCCTAAAGGCCCCCGTATGGAGCGGGTAAAATCATACGAAGGAATTGCCTCGTTTACGGTGGTTAAAAACTAA
- a CDS encoding response regulator, protein MMQPPDQPPINVLIIDDHRLFNDGLNLMLADDPVITVVGQIYHSREAIAQVLQRRPDVLIIDFNMPEIDGLDLTRQLTATLGPQRILVLSMYGESRYIDDFRKAGASGYMLKTSSKEELVTAIRSVAAGTLYFDPKLADEKQFSNHTDDIFLKKYRLSPREVEIIRHIKSGLSSPQIAEKIHLSQHTVDTHRKNIHAKLGISTVADLVRFAIEMGL, encoded by the coding sequence ATGATGCAGCCGCCGGATCAGCCTCCCATTAACGTCTTGATTATTGATGACCATCGTCTGTTCAACGATGGCTTAAACCTGATGCTGGCTGACGACCCTGTTATTACGGTCGTGGGCCAGATTTACCACAGCCGCGAAGCCATTGCCCAGGTGTTACAACGTCGTCCGGATGTGCTGATCATTGATTTCAATATGCCCGAAATTGATGGCCTCGATCTCACTCGTCAACTCACAGCGACTCTTGGACCGCAACGCATTCTAGTGTTAAGCATGTACGGCGAGAGTCGGTATATTGACGACTTCCGCAAAGCAGGCGCTTCTGGCTATATGCTAAAAACATCGAGTAAGGAAGAACTGGTGACGGCCATTCGGTCCGTGGCAGCGGGTACCCTTTATTTTGATCCCAAACTCGCCGACGAGAAACAATTCAGCAATCATACCGATGATATTTTTCTGAAAAAATACCGGTTGTCACCCCGCGAAGTAGAGATTATCCGTCATATCAAATCGGGACTGAGTAGCCCCCAAATAGCCGAAAAAATCCACCTGAGCCAGCATACGGTTGATACCCATCGGAAAAACATTCACGCCAAACTCGGCATTAGTACCGTAGCCGATCTGGTACGTTTTGCGATAGAAATGGGCTTGTAG
- a CDS encoding alpha/beta hydrolase family protein encodes MYIRILTTLISLTWAWQLSAQPNPDRPDLCQGAYYTEAQGAEALRTFASTYHDRTSWEARSHQIRQGLREGMDLPTKPLFAPLRPIRHSLRKMDGYTVENVAFESLPGIYVTGNLYRPLKATGKSAGVLCPHGHTANQDARFLEQAQQRCATLARMGAVVFIYDMLGYGDSKQCSHKIPKALKLQTLNGLRALDFLTSLPEVDTDRIGVSGESGGGTQTFLLTALDSRVKVSVPVVMVSAHFFGGCVCESGMPIHKRPTHQTSNVEIAGLAAPRPMLLVSDGKDWTKNTPTVEFPYIRTIYEFYGATDKLENVHLPDEGHDYGPSKRMAAYRFLAKHLKLDLNRVLKDGQIDEKRNTLLDPNALRVFNDAFPQPNSAVVGDEAVMTLLK; translated from the coding sequence ATGTACATCCGAATTCTTACCACACTGATTAGTCTTACGTGGGCTTGGCAACTTAGCGCCCAGCCAAATCCCGATCGCCCTGACTTATGCCAGGGCGCTTATTATACCGAAGCGCAGGGAGCGGAGGCTTTACGAACGTTTGCCAGTACCTACCACGACCGAACAAGTTGGGAAGCGCGTTCCCACCAAATTCGCCAGGGACTTCGGGAGGGAATGGACTTGCCAACGAAACCTTTGTTTGCACCCCTTCGTCCGATTCGCCACAGCCTCAGGAAGATGGATGGGTATACGGTCGAAAACGTAGCGTTCGAAAGCTTACCGGGCATTTACGTGACGGGCAATTTGTATCGGCCCCTTAAGGCTACGGGCAAATCGGCGGGTGTTCTGTGCCCACACGGACACACAGCCAACCAAGACGCCCGGTTTTTGGAGCAGGCGCAGCAACGGTGTGCGACGCTGGCCCGGATGGGAGCCGTGGTATTTATCTACGACATGCTCGGCTATGGTGATTCAAAACAGTGTTCGCATAAGATTCCAAAGGCGCTGAAGCTACAAACGCTGAACGGATTACGCGCCCTGGATTTTCTAACCAGTTTACCCGAAGTCGACACAGACCGGATCGGTGTATCTGGTGAATCGGGTGGAGGAACACAAACGTTTTTGCTCACGGCGCTTGATTCGAGGGTAAAGGTTTCTGTACCGGTTGTGATGGTCTCCGCGCATTTTTTCGGCGGTTGCGTCTGCGAGAGTGGTATGCCCATTCACAAGCGTCCTACACACCAGACCAGCAATGTAGAAATTGCCGGGTTGGCCGCCCCGCGCCCTATGCTGCTGGTATCGGACGGAAAAGACTGGACAAAAAATACGCCTACTGTCGAGTTCCCATACATCCGTACTATCTACGAATTCTACGGGGCTACGGACAAACTCGAAAACGTCCACTTACCGGACGAAGGACATGATTATGGCCCTAGCAAGCGCATGGCTGCTTATCGGTTCCTGGCAAAGCACCTGAAACTAGACCTAAACCGAGTGCTGAAAGACGGTCAGATTGACGAAAAGCGGAATACATTACTCGATCCAAACGCTCTGCGGGTGTTTAACGATGCTTTTCCTCAGCCCAATTCTGCTGTTGTCGGTGATGAAGCAGTGATGACCCTGCTAAAATAA
- a CDS encoding histone deacetylase family protein: MLQIAFSPVYRLRLPEGHRFPMLKYELIHEQLLYEGTCTDNNFFAPAPVDDRWVLGVHTSDYVEALKTGTLAPAMVRRIGFPLTPELIEREWIITQGTIDCTQIAYRDGVAMNIAGGTHHAFPDRGEGFCMLNDVGVAAHYLLETNQARKILVIDLDVHQGNGTAVMFQQEPRVFTFSMHGKDNYPLRKEQSDLDVELATGTADEFYLNTLYDSLPALIRREQPDFLFYVSGVDILASDRLGKLGVSREGCKTRDVFVFEQAMHFGLPITVSMGGGYSPRLTDIVEAHCNTFRVAADRFF, translated from the coding sequence ATGCTTCAAATTGCCTTTTCGCCCGTTTATCGGCTTCGATTACCTGAGGGTCACCGCTTTCCAATGCTTAAGTACGAATTAATCCACGAACAGTTGCTTTATGAGGGCACTTGTACGGATAACAATTTTTTTGCCCCCGCGCCCGTTGACGACCGCTGGGTCTTGGGCGTACACACATCGGACTACGTGGAGGCACTGAAAACAGGAACGCTGGCACCCGCTATGGTGCGTCGGATTGGCTTTCCGCTTACGCCCGAACTAATCGAGCGCGAATGGATCATTACGCAGGGAACGATTGACTGTACGCAGATTGCTTACCGGGATGGCGTTGCTATGAACATTGCCGGTGGAACACACCATGCTTTCCCGGATCGGGGAGAAGGTTTTTGTATGCTCAACGATGTTGGGGTTGCGGCCCATTACCTGCTGGAAACGAATCAGGCCCGAAAAATACTGGTCATCGATCTGGATGTGCACCAGGGCAATGGTACCGCCGTGATGTTTCAGCAGGAGCCACGCGTATTTACGTTCAGCATGCATGGCAAAGATAACTATCCGCTCCGGAAAGAACAGTCTGATCTGGATGTTGAACTGGCGACGGGTACCGCCGACGAATTCTATCTGAATACACTCTACGATAGCTTACCTGCACTGATTCGGCGCGAACAGCCTGATTTTTTGTTCTACGTATCCGGAGTGGATATTCTGGCGTCGGATCGGTTGGGTAAGTTGGGGGTAAGCCGGGAGGGTTGTAAGACACGTGATGTGTTTGTGTTTGAACAGGCCATGCATTTTGGTCTGCCCATTACGGTGTCAATGGGAGGAGGCTATTCACCCCGCCTGACGGATATTGTTGAAGCGCACTGCAATACATTTCGGGTAGCAGCTGACCGATTCTTTTAA
- a CDS encoding SDR family oxidoreductase, whose product MKTAIITGGGQGIGRVVTQYLLTHGYRVAIWEADTDALAELREAFKASSAQILFVSCDVSSEVNVRKAAEQTFSHFGQIDTLINNAAIMIEKSLDKLTLDEWNRVIGTNLTGAFLCAKHVAPYLALQKGSIINMGSTRAFQSEPDTFPYTASKGGILSLTHALAVSLGPDIRVNAISPGWIDVSALKKKAKAKSEELRPEDHAQHPAGRVGQADDIARMILFLIAPENNFITGQNFIVDGGITRKMIYV is encoded by the coding sequence ATGAAAACAGCTATTATTACCGGGGGTGGTCAGGGAATTGGCCGAGTTGTCACACAGTATTTGCTCACGCATGGCTACCGCGTGGCTATTTGGGAGGCCGATACCGATGCGCTGGCTGAACTCCGCGAAGCGTTTAAAGCCTCTTCAGCCCAAATTCTATTTGTCTCCTGCGACGTGTCCAGCGAAGTAAACGTGCGTAAAGCCGCCGAACAAACCTTCTCGCATTTCGGGCAGATCGACACGTTGATCAACAATGCGGCTATAATGATTGAAAAGTCGCTCGACAAATTAACGCTTGATGAATGGAACCGCGTCATCGGTACGAACCTGACCGGAGCCTTCCTTTGCGCCAAACACGTAGCCCCATACCTGGCCCTACAAAAAGGCAGCATTATCAATATGGGCTCAACACGGGCGTTTCAGTCGGAACCCGACACGTTTCCTTACACAGCCAGCAAAGGAGGTATTCTATCGCTGACTCACGCACTGGCTGTTAGCTTAGGACCCGATATACGCGTCAATGCCATTAGTCCGGGCTGGATTGATGTGTCGGCGTTGAAAAAGAAAGCCAAGGCAAAATCGGAGGAGCTGCGTCCCGAAGACCACGCCCAGCATCCGGCGGGCCGGGTCGGTCAGGCCGATGATATTGCCCGCATGATTCTGTTCCTGATTGCACCGGAAAATAATTTTATTACCGGTCAGAACTTTATAGTGGACGGTGGGATCACCCGGAAGATGATCTACGTGTAA
- a CDS encoding ligand-binding sensor domain-containing protein — MRWLFFCLLVSTQLARAQRPFYVRHLTTADGLSQGSCYYIIKDSRGFMWISTQNGLNRFDGTQFTAYRFNDQDSTTIGKGEVRGIVEAPSGDLWIGTEECLNQYIRRTNTFRRIYATDRQGRRLSALQEPFFADDSTVWYASNQEGIMKLNYRTGRKTSIHPSVKPKFSISTEWIDLQPTQKTLIYLLPTGFARYNYQTHELKTFLTGSPTDQPIQNKRASPSTKGILFHSIHRCHVRGPHYGNYCLAGAQGIFEFDATLTRLIRHHPLRSGTSLYRFVSMDEDAQGRWWLGASGSGVWLYNPDSMRLLREITPGGPKVGALLTNQVAEVYVDNLGLVWTNSDPFGIDVIYPNAYMVETIADDPTDTTDLNNHPIRGMSEDQRGTIWIGTIDGGIRYYNSTTGSMKAYTAKQGVTTEGNVRHILRTRDGRLLVANLQGLLQYGPKKDRFVDIPNPLCNDSDCQFARGLCELPDGRFVMATYGGLFLLSPNLKPLARVDADGTYFGSLYFDPATNLLYTARRDQDLVVYRYEHDQLVRQYITLPGYNIMAFYPDTVRRCLWLCTDRGLVRFDPITRKAVHTYTVRDGLPDDVVYCLLPDRKGRFWLSTNNGLAKFFPNEGIASPVVSTKGREYNSHAALIGSDGTFYFGGVHGLDRFTPDQLDSYKASVPVRIVRFEVNDQPYQTDTFVGETQVLNLSHKQNTFSIGLAALDYLSQGKSQFSYRLSEVDEDWVPLVDANQVRYADLSPGDYVFQVRAIDARGQPTPITRLQINIKPPFWLRWWFWLSSGFLIALAVTYSITRYNRRKFTQQQRLLQNTLATQEAERGRIARDLHDDVGNTLSAIKGLLGLAQDRVAVAAQIPEVARAYAMLDKASNDLRLITHDLMPIEFEKYALPDIISHLVDRANRSSNTTFEFILFGEIHRLNPERELVLYRIIAELIQNALKHGGEGLAIVQLGYHSKQLNILVETPLGDNRLNTTFSKQESAGIGQKNITYRAEYLQAVLSTDSNAQSYTVMLDVPYDAAAGSASH, encoded by the coding sequence ATGCGCTGGCTGTTCTTCTGCTTACTTGTCTCAACTCAGTTGGCACGGGCGCAACGTCCTTTCTATGTCCGTCATCTTACTACTGCCGACGGACTTTCTCAGGGGTCTTGTTACTACATCATAAAAGATTCACGTGGCTTTATGTGGATCAGTACGCAGAACGGGCTTAATCGTTTTGACGGTACTCAATTTACCGCTTACCGTTTTAACGATCAGGATTCGACGACGATTGGCAAGGGTGAGGTTCGGGGCATTGTCGAAGCACCTTCCGGCGACTTATGGATAGGCACTGAAGAATGCCTGAATCAATACATCCGGCGAACGAATACTTTCCGACGAATCTACGCTACGGATCGGCAGGGACGACGACTGTCCGCTCTCCAGGAACCATTCTTTGCCGATGATTCGACCGTTTGGTACGCCAGTAATCAGGAAGGGATTATGAAGTTGAATTACCGTACCGGGCGTAAAACGAGTATTCATCCGTCTGTGAAACCCAAGTTTAGCATCAGCACTGAATGGATCGATCTACAACCCACTCAAAAAACGCTGATCTACCTCTTGCCCACCGGATTTGCCCGCTACAACTACCAGACTCACGAACTCAAAACATTCCTGACGGGCAGCCCCACCGATCAGCCTATCCAGAACAAACGCGCATCTCCTTCCACGAAAGGAATTTTATTTCACTCGATTCACCGTTGTCACGTCCGAGGGCCTCACTACGGCAACTACTGCCTGGCTGGCGCACAGGGAATTTTTGAGTTTGATGCCACCCTTACCCGACTAATTCGCCATCATCCTTTGCGGTCAGGTACTTCACTGTATCGCTTTGTCAGCATGGACGAAGACGCGCAGGGTCGCTGGTGGTTAGGCGCTTCCGGATCGGGAGTATGGCTCTACAACCCCGACTCGATGCGCTTGCTACGAGAAATAACTCCTGGTGGACCGAAGGTAGGTGCGCTGCTAACCAATCAAGTAGCGGAAGTGTACGTCGATAACCTGGGGTTGGTCTGGACTAACAGTGATCCGTTTGGTATTGACGTCATATATCCCAATGCGTACATGGTCGAAACGATCGCTGATGATCCGACGGATACCACCGATCTGAATAATCACCCGATCCGAGGTATGAGCGAAGATCAGCGTGGTACTATCTGGATCGGCACTATCGACGGCGGTATCCGTTATTACAACTCTACTACGGGTTCCATGAAGGCTTACACCGCAAAGCAGGGCGTCACCACCGAGGGCAATGTTCGGCACATCCTACGCACGCGCGATGGACGGTTGTTGGTTGCTAATTTACAGGGTCTGCTTCAGTATGGTCCCAAAAAGGACCGGTTCGTTGATATTCCTAATCCCCTCTGCAACGACTCTGACTGTCAATTCGCGCGGGGACTTTGCGAACTGCCCGATGGCCGGTTTGTGATGGCAACTTATGGCGGCTTGTTTCTGCTCAGTCCCAACCTTAAGCCTCTTGCCCGCGTCGATGCTGATGGAACCTACTTTGGTTCTCTGTATTTTGATCCGGCAACCAATCTGCTGTATACAGCCCGTCGTGATCAGGATCTGGTTGTTTACCGCTATGAGCACGATCAGTTGGTGCGGCAGTACATAACCTTGCCGGGTTATAACATTATGGCCTTTTACCCGGACACCGTTCGTCGGTGTTTATGGCTTTGTACCGACCGTGGATTAGTTCGCTTTGATCCAATCACCCGAAAAGCGGTTCATACTTATACTGTGCGTGACGGCTTACCCGACGACGTAGTGTACTGTTTGCTACCCGACCGTAAAGGGCGATTCTGGCTCAGTACAAACAACGGACTGGCTAAATTTTTTCCGAATGAAGGAATAGCCAGTCCGGTCGTCTCAACGAAAGGGCGGGAATACAACAGCCATGCTGCCCTAATTGGCTCAGACGGTACGTTCTATTTTGGTGGCGTACACGGTTTGGATCGATTTACGCCCGACCAACTGGATAGCTACAAAGCCAGCGTACCCGTACGCATCGTGCGCTTTGAGGTCAATGATCAGCCGTATCAAACTGATACATTCGTTGGGGAAACGCAGGTCCTAAACCTTTCCCATAAGCAAAACACTTTTTCAATCGGACTAGCGGCACTGGATTACTTGAGTCAGGGCAAAAGTCAATTTTCATACCGGTTGTCGGAAGTCGATGAGGATTGGGTGCCACTCGTTGACGCCAACCAGGTACGATACGCGGATCTGTCGCCCGGCGACTACGTTTTTCAGGTACGAGCCATCGATGCACGCGGACAGCCGACACCGATCACCCGGTTGCAGATCAATATCAAGCCTCCCTTTTGGTTACGGTGGTGGTTCTGGTTATCCAGTGGATTCCTCATCGCCTTGGCTGTCACATACTCGATAACCCGCTACAACCGCCGAAAATTTACTCAGCAACAACGGCTTCTCCAGAATACGCTGGCAACGCAGGAAGCGGAGCGCGGACGTATTGCCCGCGATCTGCATGACGATGTGGGGAATACACTGTCCGCTATTAAAGGCTTATTGGGCCTGGCCCAAGACCGGGTTGCCGTGGCCGCTCAGATACCCGAAGTAGCCAGGGCTTACGCAATGCTGGATAAAGCCAGTAATGACCTCAGACTCATCACCCACGATCTGATGCCCATCGAGTTCGAAAAATATGCGCTACCCGATATTATCTCGCACCTGGTAGACCGGGCAAACCGCTCATCCAACACCACCTTCGAATTTATTCTTTTCGGTGAGATTCATCGGCTAAATCCTGAGCGTGAACTGGTTCTCTACCGAATTATTGCCGAGTTAATTCAGAATGCCTTGAAACACGGTGGCGAAGGGCTCGCTATCGTACAATTGGGTTATCATAGTAAGCAGTTGAATATACTTGTTGAAACTCCACTGGGCGATAATCGACTAAACACTACTTTTTCTAAGCAGGAATCAGCAGGAATCGGTCAAAAAAACATAACTTATCGGGCCGAGTACTTGCAGGCCGTGTTAAGCACCGACAGCAATGCTCAGAGTTACACTGTCATGCTCGACGTTCCTTATGATGCAGCCGCCGGATCAGCCTCCCATTAA
- a CDS encoding HpcH/HpaI aldolase family protein has product MKQNIVKTRLKNNQPVLGILSNSTDPTVAELCGFSGLDFYMIDGEHSPVTTAQVQDIVRACEVSGITPLARVRSNDSKLILQYLDAGVMGIMMPGVNSVAQAEALVQAVKYPPMGSRGFGPARASDYLLGTMNQGEYVEFSNEQTLVLPQIEDREAIDNLDDLLTVEGIDGFVIGPRDLAMSMGYYDGPGHDEVKRTIAGVVEKIRKAGLIAGTTSATGDQARALIDRGVLFCLNSFAGLLKSATTDFMKGRE; this is encoded by the coding sequence ATGAAGCAAAATATCGTTAAAACGCGGCTTAAAAACAACCAGCCAGTGCTGGGTATTCTTTCGAACAGTACCGACCCAACGGTTGCCGAACTCTGTGGTTTTTCGGGGCTGGATTTTTACATGATCGACGGTGAGCACAGCCCAGTCACAACGGCGCAGGTGCAGGACATTGTACGAGCTTGTGAGGTGAGTGGTATTACGCCCCTGGCCCGTGTTCGCAGCAACGATTCCAAACTTATTTTACAGTATCTGGATGCCGGTGTCATGGGAATCATGATGCCGGGTGTTAACTCGGTAGCGCAGGCCGAGGCTCTGGTGCAAGCCGTAAAATACCCGCCGATGGGTAGCAGGGGCTTTGGACCTGCGCGGGCTTCGGATTATTTGCTGGGTACGATGAACCAGGGTGAATACGTCGAATTTTCCAATGAGCAAACGTTGGTGCTGCCGCAGATTGAAGATCGGGAAGCGATTGATAACCTCGACGATCTGCTGACGGTCGAAGGAATAGATGGTTTTGTAATCGGACCGCGCGATCTGGCTATGTCGATGGGCTATTATGATGGTCCCGGTCATGACGAGGTTAAGCGGACGATTGCGGGCGTTGTCGAAAAGATTCGTAAAGCCGGATTAATCGCTGGGACCACATCCGCAACGGGTGATCAGGCCCGGGCGCTGATTGATCGTGGGGTACTGTTTTGCCTGAATTCGTTTGCGGGGCTGCTCAAGTCAGCAACGACCGATTTCATGAAAGGTCGTGAGTAA
- a CDS encoding ferritin-like domain-containing protein → MATFGERIANFFGGNDSATQEGLHGLFVTELKNIYYAEKQAVDALGEQADASTTDEVRSAFLQHQDETRNQVTRLEQVFNSIGVDVEEGACAAIDGLADDAQLVVSNTESGSLTRDAGLIIAGQKIEHHEIAAYGSAVTLAQVLGYTEAARLLEQTLDEEKNTDKKLTALAESFINSRAASESDNDSYRNDNDRDDYSQGGVVSPDGTRYSDSSYGSTTSTGSGYTNSGTGYTSNGPIGGTSGI, encoded by the coding sequence ATGGCAACGTTTGGAGAACGCATCGCTAATTTCTTTGGAGGTAATGATTCAGCCACACAAGAAGGTCTTCATGGCCTGTTCGTTACCGAACTAAAAAACATATATTATGCTGAAAAGCAAGCCGTGGACGCGCTAGGCGAACAAGCTGATGCATCTACGACTGACGAAGTACGCAGTGCCTTCCTGCAACACCAGGACGAAACCCGGAATCAGGTGACTCGACTGGAGCAAGTCTTCAACAGCATCGGAGTTGATGTAGAAGAAGGAGCGTGTGCTGCGATTGACGGATTGGCCGACGACGCACAGTTGGTCGTATCAAATACCGAATCCGGTTCGCTGACACGTGACGCTGGTCTGATCATCGCCGGTCAGAAAATCGAGCACCACGAAATCGCTGCGTACGGTTCTGCTGTTACGTTGGCACAGGTGCTTGGCTATACTGAAGCCGCTCGACTGCTTGAACAGACGCTGGACGAAGAGAAAAATACGGACAAAAAACTAACCGCGTTGGCAGAGTCGTTTATCAACAGCCGAGCCGCGTCGGAAAGTGACAATGATTCGTACCGGAACGATAACGATCGTGACGACTACAGCCAGGGTGGCGTGGTTAGTCCAGACGGTACGCGTTACTCAGACAGCTCGTACGGTAGCACGACTTCGACCGGCTCTGGTTATACCAACTCAGGAACAGGATACACCTCCAATGGACCAATCGGTGGTACATCGGGTATCTAA
- a CDS encoding class I SAM-dependent methyltransferase, whose protein sequence is MNKTDEKDQAVHLPPVYNNAQKHAVFPNVSQDEKARFNFLTALQQHLASTVELGNKAAFDKRVKPQSLARTGRDFKTPEEVGEAMSQDLYYQMWCALQRSAQEMIQQAGRSVVLRQIENLVEKVKQYNAQRPETLSLDPSLAIPHYLTRVDHQCMPGGYHTEYIADDVTNAAVEEITGSLEIGKGSGLLSDGKGYAVVDWLKKNYPDFKPKRILDIGCGIGNNTLPLAVGYPEAEVVGIDASAVALRYAHARATALKTPNVRFVQANAETLPVDNGSFDWVQSTMFLHTTSASAINAVVRETYRVLTSGGLMLHLCPAPYPPGTSLFEQFMGNWETFNNNEPFLGVVHKMDQVEWMKSAGFLERNLLQFGLSVASNNDNKSQSLVDHSYGHGVLTTQNAFGAWKE, encoded by the coding sequence ATGAACAAAACCGACGAAAAGGATCAAGCTGTACACCTGCCGCCGGTCTATAATAATGCACAGAAGCACGCCGTGTTTCCTAATGTTTCGCAGGATGAAAAGGCTCGCTTTAATTTTCTGACCGCCTTACAACAGCACCTTGCTTCGACGGTTGAGTTAGGGAATAAAGCAGCTTTCGACAAACGGGTGAAACCCCAGTCGCTGGCGCGTACCGGTCGGGATTTTAAAACGCCGGAGGAGGTAGGGGAGGCCATGAGCCAGGACCTGTATTACCAGATGTGGTGCGCTTTACAGCGGTCCGCTCAGGAGATGATTCAGCAGGCAGGTCGTTCGGTGGTGTTGCGCCAGATTGAGAACTTGGTCGAAAAAGTTAAACAATACAACGCGCAGCGTCCCGAAACCCTCAGCCTTGATCCCTCATTGGCGATTCCTCACTATTTAACCCGCGTCGATCACCAGTGCATGCCCGGCGGTTACCATACCGAATACATCGCCGATGATGTGACGAATGCCGCTGTAGAGGAGATTACGGGATCACTGGAAATTGGTAAGGGAAGCGGTCTGTTATCCGATGGAAAGGGATATGCCGTCGTTGACTGGTTAAAAAAGAACTACCCTGATTTCAAGCCCAAACGAATTCTTGACATTGGTTGTGGTATAGGTAATAATACGTTGCCGTTGGCTGTTGGTTATCCTGAGGCTGAGGTCGTAGGCATTGATGCAAGCGCAGTAGCATTACGGTATGCTCATGCACGCGCAACGGCCCTAAAAACACCAAATGTTCGGTTTGTTCAGGCCAATGCTGAAACATTACCCGTTGATAACGGTTCATTCGATTGGGTCCAGTCAACCATGTTTCTTCACACAACGTCGGCTAGTGCTATAAACGCTGTCGTTCGCGAAACGTATCGGGTGTTGACTAGCGGTGGGCTAATGTTACATCTCTGTCCAGCACCCTACCCACCCGGAACATCGTTATTCGAACAGTTTATGGGCAACTGGGAAACCTTCAATAACAACGAACCTTTTCTAGGAGTTGTGCATAAAATGGATCAAGTAGAGTGGATGAAATCGGCTGGTTTTCTAGAACGGAATTTACTCCAGTTTGGGCTATCAGTTGCCAGTAATAATGACAACAAAAGTCAGTCGTTAGTTGATCATTCATATGGACATGGGGTCCTGACTACGCAAAATGCATTTGGTGCCTGGAAAGAATAA